In Candidatus Saccharibacteria bacterium oral taxon 488, a single window of DNA contains:
- the truB gene encoding tRNA pseudouridine(55) synthase TruB: protein MDEVLLIDKPAGMTSFGVVARLRRVLSQAAGKKVKVGHTGTLDPFATGLMIIVTGKKCREADTFTKLDKWYEAEIMLGETSTTGDPEGELTRVSERQPPRSEVEAVLSTLVGEIKQRPPIFSAIKINGRRAYQLARQGQSVDMPERTVSIYALELVAYEYPRLVIRAHVSSGTYIRSLAVDIGQKLGTGAYCHQLRRQAIAEYDVAQAKPLADFGISS, encoded by the coding sequence ATGGATGAGGTGCTGCTCATTGATAAGCCGGCTGGCATGACAAGTTTCGGGGTAGTAGCGCGGTTGCGGCGGGTGCTCAGCCAGGCGGCGGGCAAGAAAGTGAAAGTTGGCCATACTGGTACGCTTGATCCGTTCGCTACGGGACTGATGATTATTGTGACGGGCAAGAAGTGCCGTGAGGCTGATACCTTTACGAAGCTTGATAAGTGGTATGAAGCAGAAATCATGCTTGGCGAGACGTCGACGACCGGTGATCCTGAGGGTGAACTGACTCGCGTGTCGGAGCGGCAGCCGCCTCGCAGTGAGGTTGAAGCGGTACTCAGTACATTGGTGGGTGAAATTAAACAGCGCCCACCGATATTTAGCGCCATCAAGATCAATGGCCGTCGGGCCTATCAGCTGGCACGTCAGGGTCAGTCGGTCGATATGCCAGAGCGCACCGTGTCGATCTATGCCCTGGAGCTTGTCGCGTATGAGTATCCTCGTCTGGTGATTCGAGCGCATGTTTCGAGCGGTACGTACATTCGGAGCCTAGCGGTTGATATTGGTCAGAAGCTGGGAACAGGGGCCTACTGCCACCAGCTGCGCCGCCAGGCTATCGCTGAATATGACGTCGCTCAGGCAAAACCATTAGCAGATTTTGGGATTTCGTCTTGA
- a CDS encoding prepilin-type N-terminal cleavage/methylation domain-containing protein, with product MGRQTGFTIVELLIVMVVIAILATIGIVAYSGVRQDATDTKIRSIVKIAGDALQIYDTQKRTLPSGQGTFNNANSVDSLVPQYIQPGYREGVSSKNASSPDDIFVWYPCKDTSGKITGIAVFAALNSAKPQESAQVNAVKATCNIPGAAVPTTGRPAYNYVQTF from the coding sequence ATGGGTAGGCAGACAGGTTTTACAATCGTTGAACTATTAATTGTGATGGTCGTGATCGCGATTTTGGCAACCATCGGTATTGTGGCGTATTCGGGCGTGCGCCAGGACGCTACCGATACCAAGATCCGTTCCATCGTCAAGATCGCTGGGGACGCGCTGCAGATATATGATACACAGAAGCGAACGCTGCCGTCAGGACAGGGGACGTTCAACAACGCTAATAGCGTTGACTCGCTTGTACCACAGTATATCCAGCCGGGGTATCGTGAGGGTGTCAGCAGCAAGAACGCGTCTAGTCCAGACGATATTTTTGTCTGGTATCCATGCAAAGATACCTCTGGTAAGATAACAGGTATTGCGGTATTTGCGGCCCTTAATTCCGCCAAGCCGCAGGAGTCGGCTCAGGTTAATGCGGTCAAGGCGACCTGTAACATTCCGGGTGCCGCTGTGCCGACTACGGGTAGGCCAGCCTATAACTACGTGCAAACCTTTTAG
- the rpsO gene encoding 30S ribosomal protein S15 — MISKDDKAKAIALTQVNKDDVGSPQAQVSILTARIKEVTKHLKANKHDFMARRGLIQMVGKRKRLLKYLERTDFESYKAVVAALGLRK, encoded by the coding sequence ATGATTAGCAAAGACGATAAAGCGAAAGCAATTGCTTTGACTCAGGTCAACAAGGACGACGTCGGCAGCCCGCAGGCGCAGGTGTCGATCTTGACGGCTCGTATCAAAGAGGTCACAAAGCACCTGAAGGCGAATAAGCACGACTTCATGGCACGCCGTGGCTTAATCCAGATGGTTGGCAAGCGTAAGCGCCTGCTCAAATACCTGGAGCGAACTGATTTTGAGAGTTATAAAGCGGTTGTGGCTGCCCTGGGTCTGCGTAAATAG
- a CDS encoding sortase, with product MKQTTHAKNRRRWLSMSLAIIMLAGGGYTLITAFSPFFRAQLINPTRNQATQLLAATPETSITEDRLYIPKIDISVPYATGGAETMERGAWWRRPENGNPVDGGNFVLSAHRFIMGLTPQQTIQKSPFYNINKLRIGDEIIIDYRGKRYRYVISQLFDVKPDAVHIENRTNKPQLTLYSCTLGGAADGRTVFVATPR from the coding sequence GTGAAGCAGACAACCCACGCCAAAAACCGCCGCCGATGGCTCAGTATGAGTCTGGCTATCATCATGCTCGCTGGCGGCGGCTACACACTCATCACGGCGTTTAGTCCATTCTTTCGCGCTCAGCTCATTAACCCAACGCGCAACCAAGCCACCCAGCTTCTCGCCGCTACGCCAGAAACCAGCATCACCGAGGACCGCCTCTACATCCCCAAAATTGACATTAGCGTACCGTACGCTACTGGCGGCGCCGAAACTATGGAGCGAGGTGCATGGTGGCGTCGGCCAGAGAATGGCAATCCAGTCGACGGCGGCAACTTCGTCTTGTCGGCCCATCGATTTATCATGGGCCTGACGCCGCAGCAAACCATCCAAAAATCACCATTCTACAATATTAATAAGCTGCGCATTGGCGATGAAATAATCATTGACTACCGTGGCAAACGCTACAGGTACGTCATATCTCAGTTATTTGATGTCAAGCCAGATGCCGTTCACATTGAAAACCGAACCAACAAGCCACAGCTCACCCTCTATTCATGCACGCTTGGCGGCGCAGCCGACGGCCGGACGGTTTTTGTAGCTACGCCACGTTAA